The Antennarius striatus isolate MH-2024 chromosome 11, ASM4005453v1, whole genome shotgun sequence genome window below encodes:
- the tjap1 gene encoding tight junction-associated protein 1 isoform X2 — MTSAAPARKPYRKAPPQHRETRHGLPVAPPTPASPHDIAQEAESDSERIRILQQQNEDLQRRLSLSTHKMEAMEAEFDGSRHYMEAELSRTRDDLDKMRDKFRRLQNSYTASQRANQDLEEKLHALLRKVERDKKTMDQEIVELTNKLLDAKNAIDRLEELNERYRQDCNLAVQLLKCNKSHFRNHKFADLPYELQDMLNKHMKSSLPERGRAPGGQDPDTLSLTPADVVPTSVIARVLEKPEPLILNSAQSSSAGRPVAEDVFVHVDMTAPPGAEGHCRENGGSQAAVASAAQQNGSCRNQSSLEEDGGGASSSFEKLNPYPAPPPPNPLFPGRKVIEFSSDDKVKIPKNSPLPNCTYATRQAISLSLVQNDDERPAPGSPAPSSSSGGGAHQRTPPSQRDAASEPLSSQSSPFSSPPQAPSVPASSGSSEEDLLANWQRMFVEKMAPSCDGAHRTSFSSQTAQELQRRRPPPPGGGASSAAAHRRAAYSDGEEGSSARSWTPSRGSSLDTDTDTEPRSGRKGRYGDEEEGERLLMNLEDDGGSGDTAVTMATSPVDSIGKELEEEERDVLPCDLPAIPPRLLDYEGGVASQRPQKSPKRMGVHHLHRKDSLTRAQEQGTLLD; from the exons GAGGCGGAGTCAGACTCCGAGCGGATCAG aatcctccagcagcagaatGAGGACCTGCAACGCcgactctctctctccacccacAAGATGGAGGCCATGGAGGCGGAGTTTGATGGCAGCCGTCACTATATGGAGGCGGAGCTTAGCCGCACCAGGGACGACCTGGACAAAATGAGGGACAAGTTCCGCAG ACTCCAGAACAGCTACACAGCGTCTCAGAGAGCCAATCAGGATCTAGAGGAGAAACTTCACGCTCTG CTACGGAAGGTGGAGAGGGACAAAAAGACGATGGACCAGGAGATCGTGGAGCTCACCAACAAACTGCTGGACGCCAAGAACGCTATTGATCGATTGGAGGAGCTCAAT GAGCGCTACAGGCAGGACTGTAATCTCGCCGTCCAGCTGCTCAAATGCAACAAGTCTCATTTCAGGAACCACAAGTTTGCCGAT ctgccCTATGAGCTGCAGGACATGCTCAATAAGCACATGAAGAGCAGCCTGCCGGAGCGTGGTCGGGCCCCTGGTGGTCAGGACCCGGACACCCTCAGCCTGACGCCGGCTGATGTCGTCCCCACCTCCGTCATCGCCCGCGTGCTGGAGAAGCCGGAGCCGTTGATCCTGAACTCCGCCCAGTCCAGCAGCGCGGGCCGGCCCGTCGCCGAGGACGTCTTTGTGCACGTGGACATGACGGCCCCCCCAGGGGCCGAGGGCCACTGTCGGGAGAACGGCGGCAGTCAGGCGGCGGTGGCTTCGGCGGCGCAACAGAACGGTTCTTGCCGCAATCAGAGCAGCCTGGAGGAGGACGGCGGGGGGGCGTCGTCCTCCTTTGAGAAGCTGAACCCCTACCCggcgccgcccccccccaacccgcTGTTTCCGGGTCGCAAGGTCATCGAGTTCTCGTCCGACGACAAGGTGAAGATCCCCAAGAACTCGCCGCTGCCCAACTGCACCTACGCCACGCGGCAGGCCATCTCCCTGAGTCTCGTCCAGAACGACGACGAGAGGCCGGCCCccggaagccccgccccttcctcttcctccgggGGCGGGGCCCACCAGCGCACGCCGCCGTCGCAGCGGGACGCCGCCAGCGAGCCGCTGTCCAGCCAGTCGAGTCCCTTCAGCAGCCCGCCTCAG GCGCCCAGCGTGCCGGCGAGCTCTGGCAGTTCCGAGGAGGACCTCCTCGCCAACTGGCAGAGGATGTTTGTGGAGAAGATGGCTCCGAGCTGCGACGGCGCCCACCGGACGTCCTTCAGCAGCCAGACGGCGcaggagctgcagaggaggcGGCCGCCGCcaccggggggcggggcttcgtCTGCCGCCGCCCACCGCAGAGCGGCGTACTCGGACGGCGAGGAGGGGTCGTCGGCACGCAGCTGGACGCCGAGTCGCGGCTCCAGCCTGGACACCGACACTGACACCGAGCCGCGGTCTGGCAGGAAGGGTCGCTACGGCGACGAGGAAGAGGGCGAGAGGCTGCTGATGAACCTGGAGGACGACGGCGGCAGCGGGGACACAGCGGTCACCATGGCGACCAGCCCCGTCGACTCCATcgggaaggagctggaggaggaggagcgagaCGTCCTCCCCTGCGACCTGCCTGCCATCCCGCCCCGCCTCCTGGACTACgaggggggcgtggcctcgCAGCGTCCGCAGAAGAGCCCGAAGAGGATGGGCGTGCACCACCTGCACCGCAAGGACAGCCTGACCCGAGCCCAGGAGCAAGGCACGCTGCTGGACTGA
- the tjap1 gene encoding tight junction-associated protein 1 isoform X1 — translation MTSAAPARKPYRKAPPQHRETRHGLPVAPPTPASPHDIAQEAESDSERIRILQQQNEDLQRRLSLSTHKMEAMEAEFDGSRHYMEAELSRTRDDLDKMRDKFRRLQNSYTASQRANQDLEEKLHALAAVSQTWVHALRKVERDKKTMDQEIVELTNKLLDAKNAIDRLEELNERYRQDCNLAVQLLKCNKSHFRNHKFADLPYELQDMLNKHMKSSLPERGRAPGGQDPDTLSLTPADVVPTSVIARVLEKPEPLILNSAQSSSAGRPVAEDVFVHVDMTAPPGAEGHCRENGGSQAAVASAAQQNGSCRNQSSLEEDGGGASSSFEKLNPYPAPPPPNPLFPGRKVIEFSSDDKVKIPKNSPLPNCTYATRQAISLSLVQNDDERPAPGSPAPSSSSGGGAHQRTPPSQRDAASEPLSSQSSPFSSPPQAPSVPASSGSSEEDLLANWQRMFVEKMAPSCDGAHRTSFSSQTAQELQRRRPPPPGGGASSAAAHRRAAYSDGEEGSSARSWTPSRGSSLDTDTDTEPRSGRKGRYGDEEEGERLLMNLEDDGGSGDTAVTMATSPVDSIGKELEEEERDVLPCDLPAIPPRLLDYEGGVASQRPQKSPKRMGVHHLHRKDSLTRAQEQGTLLD, via the exons GAGGCGGAGTCAGACTCCGAGCGGATCAG aatcctccagcagcagaatGAGGACCTGCAACGCcgactctctctctccacccacAAGATGGAGGCCATGGAGGCGGAGTTTGATGGCAGCCGTCACTATATGGAGGCGGAGCTTAGCCGCACCAGGGACGACCTGGACAAAATGAGGGACAAGTTCCGCAG ACTCCAGAACAGCTACACAGCGTCTCAGAGAGCCAATCAGGATCTAGAGGAGAAACTTCACGCTCTG gccGCCGTCAGTCAAACATGGGTTCATGCA CTACGGAAGGTGGAGAGGGACAAAAAGACGATGGACCAGGAGATCGTGGAGCTCACCAACAAACTGCTGGACGCCAAGAACGCTATTGATCGATTGGAGGAGCTCAAT GAGCGCTACAGGCAGGACTGTAATCTCGCCGTCCAGCTGCTCAAATGCAACAAGTCTCATTTCAGGAACCACAAGTTTGCCGAT ctgccCTATGAGCTGCAGGACATGCTCAATAAGCACATGAAGAGCAGCCTGCCGGAGCGTGGTCGGGCCCCTGGTGGTCAGGACCCGGACACCCTCAGCCTGACGCCGGCTGATGTCGTCCCCACCTCCGTCATCGCCCGCGTGCTGGAGAAGCCGGAGCCGTTGATCCTGAACTCCGCCCAGTCCAGCAGCGCGGGCCGGCCCGTCGCCGAGGACGTCTTTGTGCACGTGGACATGACGGCCCCCCCAGGGGCCGAGGGCCACTGTCGGGAGAACGGCGGCAGTCAGGCGGCGGTGGCTTCGGCGGCGCAACAGAACGGTTCTTGCCGCAATCAGAGCAGCCTGGAGGAGGACGGCGGGGGGGCGTCGTCCTCCTTTGAGAAGCTGAACCCCTACCCggcgccgcccccccccaacccgcTGTTTCCGGGTCGCAAGGTCATCGAGTTCTCGTCCGACGACAAGGTGAAGATCCCCAAGAACTCGCCGCTGCCCAACTGCACCTACGCCACGCGGCAGGCCATCTCCCTGAGTCTCGTCCAGAACGACGACGAGAGGCCGGCCCccggaagccccgccccttcctcttcctccgggGGCGGGGCCCACCAGCGCACGCCGCCGTCGCAGCGGGACGCCGCCAGCGAGCCGCTGTCCAGCCAGTCGAGTCCCTTCAGCAGCCCGCCTCAG GCGCCCAGCGTGCCGGCGAGCTCTGGCAGTTCCGAGGAGGACCTCCTCGCCAACTGGCAGAGGATGTTTGTGGAGAAGATGGCTCCGAGCTGCGACGGCGCCCACCGGACGTCCTTCAGCAGCCAGACGGCGcaggagctgcagaggaggcGGCCGCCGCcaccggggggcggggcttcgtCTGCCGCCGCCCACCGCAGAGCGGCGTACTCGGACGGCGAGGAGGGGTCGTCGGCACGCAGCTGGACGCCGAGTCGCGGCTCCAGCCTGGACACCGACACTGACACCGAGCCGCGGTCTGGCAGGAAGGGTCGCTACGGCGACGAGGAAGAGGGCGAGAGGCTGCTGATGAACCTGGAGGACGACGGCGGCAGCGGGGACACAGCGGTCACCATGGCGACCAGCCCCGTCGACTCCATcgggaaggagctggaggaggaggagcgagaCGTCCTCCCCTGCGACCTGCCTGCCATCCCGCCCCGCCTCCTGGACTACgaggggggcgtggcctcgCAGCGTCCGCAGAAGAGCCCGAAGAGGATGGGCGTGCACCACCTGCACCGCAAGGACAGCCTGACCCGAGCCCAGGAGCAAGGCACGCTGCTGGACTGA
- the tjap1 gene encoding tight junction-associated protein 1 isoform X3, whose translation MKRKGTHRHKYKTPASNLMFHVKEAESDSERIRILQQQNEDLQRRLSLSTHKMEAMEAEFDGSRHYMEAELSRTRDDLDKMRDKFRRLQNSYTASQRANQDLEEKLHALAAVSQTWVHALRKVERDKKTMDQEIVELTNKLLDAKNAIDRLEELNERYRQDCNLAVQLLKCNKSHFRNHKFADLPYELQDMLNKHMKSSLPERGRAPGGQDPDTLSLTPADVVPTSVIARVLEKPEPLILNSAQSSSAGRPVAEDVFVHVDMTAPPGAEGHCRENGGSQAAVASAAQQNGSCRNQSSLEEDGGGASSSFEKLNPYPAPPPPNPLFPGRKVIEFSSDDKVKIPKNSPLPNCTYATRQAISLSLVQNDDERPAPGSPAPSSSSGGGAHQRTPPSQRDAASEPLSSQSSPFSSPPQAPSVPASSGSSEEDLLANWQRMFVEKMAPSCDGAHRTSFSSQTAQELQRRRPPPPGGGASSAAAHRRAAYSDGEEGSSARSWTPSRGSSLDTDTDTEPRSGRKGRYGDEEEGERLLMNLEDDGGSGDTAVTMATSPVDSIGKELEEEERDVLPCDLPAIPPRLLDYEGGVASQRPQKSPKRMGVHHLHRKDSLTRAQEQGTLLD comes from the exons GAGGCGGAGTCAGACTCCGAGCGGATCAG aatcctccagcagcagaatGAGGACCTGCAACGCcgactctctctctccacccacAAGATGGAGGCCATGGAGGCGGAGTTTGATGGCAGCCGTCACTATATGGAGGCGGAGCTTAGCCGCACCAGGGACGACCTGGACAAAATGAGGGACAAGTTCCGCAG ACTCCAGAACAGCTACACAGCGTCTCAGAGAGCCAATCAGGATCTAGAGGAGAAACTTCACGCTCTG gccGCCGTCAGTCAAACATGGGTTCATGCA CTACGGAAGGTGGAGAGGGACAAAAAGACGATGGACCAGGAGATCGTGGAGCTCACCAACAAACTGCTGGACGCCAAGAACGCTATTGATCGATTGGAGGAGCTCAAT GAGCGCTACAGGCAGGACTGTAATCTCGCCGTCCAGCTGCTCAAATGCAACAAGTCTCATTTCAGGAACCACAAGTTTGCCGAT ctgccCTATGAGCTGCAGGACATGCTCAATAAGCACATGAAGAGCAGCCTGCCGGAGCGTGGTCGGGCCCCTGGTGGTCAGGACCCGGACACCCTCAGCCTGACGCCGGCTGATGTCGTCCCCACCTCCGTCATCGCCCGCGTGCTGGAGAAGCCGGAGCCGTTGATCCTGAACTCCGCCCAGTCCAGCAGCGCGGGCCGGCCCGTCGCCGAGGACGTCTTTGTGCACGTGGACATGACGGCCCCCCCAGGGGCCGAGGGCCACTGTCGGGAGAACGGCGGCAGTCAGGCGGCGGTGGCTTCGGCGGCGCAACAGAACGGTTCTTGCCGCAATCAGAGCAGCCTGGAGGAGGACGGCGGGGGGGCGTCGTCCTCCTTTGAGAAGCTGAACCCCTACCCggcgccgcccccccccaacccgcTGTTTCCGGGTCGCAAGGTCATCGAGTTCTCGTCCGACGACAAGGTGAAGATCCCCAAGAACTCGCCGCTGCCCAACTGCACCTACGCCACGCGGCAGGCCATCTCCCTGAGTCTCGTCCAGAACGACGACGAGAGGCCGGCCCccggaagccccgccccttcctcttcctccgggGGCGGGGCCCACCAGCGCACGCCGCCGTCGCAGCGGGACGCCGCCAGCGAGCCGCTGTCCAGCCAGTCGAGTCCCTTCAGCAGCCCGCCTCAG GCGCCCAGCGTGCCGGCGAGCTCTGGCAGTTCCGAGGAGGACCTCCTCGCCAACTGGCAGAGGATGTTTGTGGAGAAGATGGCTCCGAGCTGCGACGGCGCCCACCGGACGTCCTTCAGCAGCCAGACGGCGcaggagctgcagaggaggcGGCCGCCGCcaccggggggcggggcttcgtCTGCCGCCGCCCACCGCAGAGCGGCGTACTCGGACGGCGAGGAGGGGTCGTCGGCACGCAGCTGGACGCCGAGTCGCGGCTCCAGCCTGGACACCGACACTGACACCGAGCCGCGGTCTGGCAGGAAGGGTCGCTACGGCGACGAGGAAGAGGGCGAGAGGCTGCTGATGAACCTGGAGGACGACGGCGGCAGCGGGGACACAGCGGTCACCATGGCGACCAGCCCCGTCGACTCCATcgggaaggagctggaggaggaggagcgagaCGTCCTCCCCTGCGACCTGCCTGCCATCCCGCCCCGCCTCCTGGACTACgaggggggcgtggcctcgCAGCGTCCGCAGAAGAGCCCGAAGAGGATGGGCGTGCACCACCTGCACCGCAAGGACAGCCTGACCCGAGCCCAGGAGCAAGGCACGCTGCTGGACTGA